Sequence from the Zeugodacus cucurbitae isolate PBARC_wt_2022May chromosome 2, idZeuCucr1.2, whole genome shotgun sequence genome:
ATTTGTAGAAATCAGCAAAGGTCATGAGCCTTCAAAAGTCATTTTGTAAGGTCaccatattcatatttatatgtgtgtgtttatatatatctctCTGTCTCTCTGTACTTTTTGTGCCAACAGCTAAacatgtacattaaatacattcaACAGCTAATTGCTTTAACGTTTGGCGGCAATTATCTGCATTCAAATTTGTTATGTCAATTTTAGCGTAGAGAACATGCATAAAACTGTTTTAGTGGTCAATTCAGAGGTATAATATATTAAGGCGATTCAAACGATTGGACTGCAGTTCATGGAAACAAGTTCACATTTAGactttttaaatagtttacttTAAAAGACAAAgagtaattaatattaatttatgttttttcaggaaaacatatttttgtagaGTTCTATGTAAAATAATTCCTAAATATTatactaaaattataattttcgatATATTGCAACTGAAACATATAACTTGATTTCTACAAATCAcgaatttctatttttctaaaaaaaattgaagatgcTCTAATTATCCAACTTTATACTCAAATATATTCAGCTATTTATACTTTCTCATATGCatcataaaaagtaataaatgatttcatttgtaaattattcaacttaattttcaacaagtaaggaaaggctaagttcgggtgcaaccaaacattttatactctcgcgattTATCGATatagttttatcaagataacacaaaatttgacccatatattcagcataaagtccaatagaaaaacgaatatcatcatatatagtgtatgacggctgaggtaattcctaaaccgatttcactcgttttcaccaccaaggtacacgatatccaagactatacgctcacttaatttttctaaggtATCTcgcatattaaccaatatatgcggaataaagcccacacacagagacacacttttagaagaaaaaaaattcctctgaattacattaatttaTCTGAGAtaattacccatattttcggtaaaaaattacccttaggtactgagttcttcatgtagataccagggtccttgaaaagttatagtccgatttccacaatttttgcacaagtgaagccactatgcactatttgtgtaaagttttgtttcgctatcttcattggttcctaatgtacatattaaagtgaaaaaatcagatggaattcaaatttgatttatatagaaAGTAGTCGTAGTAGGTTGTGAACAGTTGTCGCCCGTTttccatccgtgttatcagggtgtcaagaaagtattatgtaccgaatttcattgtaatcggtAGAGCAGTCcctcagatatggtttttgacccataagtgggcgacgccacggcctttttccattttgtaaaaaaaaatctgtgtgcagcttccttctgtcattttttctgtaaaatttagtgttgctgaagttttccgttagtgagttaacttttAGTGATTTCTAACttaactttcgtatgggaggtgggcgtggctatttTCCCATTATTCAtataactgcagaaagtttggttgatatagctttattggtttgcgagatattcacaTAAAACTTACTTAGGGGCGAGGCTAAGCCCACTTTTCAGAACAAATTACACTAAGATATGCccatcctagtgcgatcctttataccaaattttttcgccattttgtggtcgtggcaatgGTATGATTTCGCCCATTTGCAATACCAACCTCTTCACGGTCCCatggaacatgtgtaccaagtttggtcaagatatcttaatttttactcaagttatccgttggacagacagacatcccgattttaactcgtctcgtcatcctgatcattttgatatatataaacctatatataactcgtttagttttatgacttacaaacaaccgtaatgtgaacaaaactataatactctcttagaaaTGACGATGTTGAGTATACGACCTGGTGGGCTCTGGATGCCTATCAAACGTGGTTTAAGCAGACCCAATGTATTTTTCCATCGACGACCACCCTTCGAAGTTGGAAGAATTGTAGGTGGTCCCATTTGCCTGCCTTTCTTTCCTTGAGCTAAATAAGGACAAACAGGcggagtttttttttagttttaatagaagtaaaatcaataatatttcaCTCTCTTTTACTAGATGCTTTCTATTTTTCCAAATCGTAAAGTCGGACCTCTAATAACTAAtgtctaaaatttttaattcaaaaactttaaCTTTTGAATCAACactaaaatgatttttttctcaagtgCATATGTACTGCCTATGGCTTTCAGACAATACGattgtatacatacacacatatatcatGAAAATAAAGCATTATTTTCACATGCATATCaccaaaaatgtgaaataaaataaaacttttgctTTTCAACGGAACTTTGCTGTCGGCTGcagatatgtgtgtattttataaAGTCTGCAAACACATGTCAATTATTCATAAGCTTTACTACCAACCGAActggtgaaaattaaaatttaattattttaagctgATTGGAAAACTTTTTTTCGAAAGTTACTCTACTCTTTTTGCTTTACATAAACGCTTGAAAACAACAGCGGAAAAAATGAGAttacgtttttttattatatacatacatacattacttTATTTCGATAATCGACTATCGGGTAgccgtatgtacatatgtccggcACTTGTTTGCATACACCAGGggggttactctgtaaggcgttGCGCAAGTGAAAATGCTCgttaatgaaaaaaagcaaCTCTGTAAGGCGACAAGCGAATTCGAAATTGCGTTTTGCGCATTTATTTTTACCCCTTCGCAATGGCAGCACTCTGTATTGCGTAAACGACTGTCAAATCTGTGCGTTTAACGAGTTTTTGATTCGATATCAAAATAGCAAACGCAACGGACAAaaaatgtaagtatataaagcatatttgtagttttaatttaaaaaaataattttttaacagggaaaattctaaaaataaacaaacaaacccaacacaattcgaaattttaataaatttcatgaaaacaCATTCGGAACTTTCCAAAGGACAGCTGAAAACTGTGGACGCGAAAAATGCTGCAAATAATTTATGGAAAGAGTTGGTATGTGACCTTAATGCTGCAGGGCCACCATCACGCGATGTCTTAAAAtggaaaaaggtaaaaaagattaattataaatgatttttgaagcaaatactaattaattatttaaaggtTTGGTCGGATTATAAAACCCATTTGAAAGCAAAAATGCGGCGGAACAAACTAAGCATCTCTGGAACTGGTGGTGGTCCTTCAAGTCATTGCTCCTTAACACCGTTGGAGGAGCAGGTTAGTGAGCTTCTGGCAATGGAAATATCCGTCAGTGGAATAAGTGGCACTTTAGAATTTGGTGCAGCACAGTTAACGCAACCAAGTGAGTCAGACATCACAACCGACGAATTCCGACAGAATGAACCAACGCCAGTGGATGAAATGCCACATTGTTCACGTCGAAGAGTCGCTCCGCAAAAGAAAGATAGCCTTTTAAATAAGCAGGTGGATAACCTCATTAACTGCCGGACGTATCATTTGGATGTGAGTACCATCCACCACTCCAATTACTCCTGGAATTCCAGACACTGAGTAAAAAGCTCGTTTCGCTTCATTTTTCTCCTCTGAAGACATTGCAAAAGTTATGTGTTTTGGACACAGCACTTTCTCAA
This genomic interval carries:
- the LOC128921984 gene encoding uncharacterized protein LOC128921984; the encoded protein is MRRNKLSISGTGGGPSSHCSLTPLEEQVSELLAMEISVSGISGTLEFGAAQLTQPSESDITTDEFRQNEPTPVDEMPHCSRRRVAPQKKDSLLNKQVDNLINCRTYHLDVSTIHHSNYSWNSRH